caaacaaaatttcaaataaattgattaatCTTTGTAACATTAATGCAAATTGAATCttgaaaatagtaaaattagtaaaaaaattgattaaattattttagatatAGATTCTCATAAATTGGTCTAAAATTGTAAAACTTAATTGGGTTTTAATAAGTTCATTCTAccatttattatgaattttgatGCAATGTAATTGTTATTCTACTACTATACTTTTACTAATGTCATTGCAACTACCAttaacaagaacaaaaaaacaataatattactaataaataacaataataataataatttaatttgcaaaTAAAACCCACTaatgaaagaaaagtgaaagaaacGTAAATTGCATGcccattaaattaaaataaatgtcatCCATATAAATTAGCTGCTTCAATGGTCAAATCAATACTccaatttcctattttctccttattCATGACACATAGTCGGCTGCCCAAATGATACACTTCTATAAAACCCAACTTACAAATAAagccctttttttattttgagcaCACAAATATCTGCCCGTTGTTCTAATATGATAACATTCCCTataaaagaatatcaaacacCTTTACACATAAAAGAGTCCAAACTAAAAGCATTTTGAGGATAAATTTGTGCTTAAGGAGTAGAcctccaaataaaaaatttgagcttttgtatttttataaatgtttcaaTCCACATCATCACTCTATAAATGCAAAACTACTCATTCCTATACTTACAAATAGTTGAAAGGAAATTATAGTTACCCATCCTGTAGATGCTCTCCAGAGAGATTGGCTGCTTCCGTCAAGGCCGCCCTCCACCTTGGTATCTTGTCCTTCCAGTTTTCTTCATAACCGGCAAAGGCCTCTCCAAAACTTCCTTCTTGCTTTCGTACATGGGATGGATCCACATGATAGAAAATTGGGAAAACAGCATGTCCCAGATCTTTGTGGCACTCCATGATCTTTACCAACTCATCCAAACACCATCTCGAACGAGCATAGTTTTCAGAGAAAACAATTACGGAAGACCTTGATTCTTCGATGGCTTTCAAGAGTTCTGGAGCGATCGCTTCTCCTCTCCTGAGTTTATCGTCTCTGAAGGTGCGAATGCCTCTGTTAACCAAAGCTTTGTAGAGGTGATCAGTGAAATTATAGCGGGTGTCTTCGCCTctaaaattcaagaaaacatCATAAGTACTTGTTTGAGGGATGGaaggagtagaagaagaagaagaggctcTGAAGGAGCTTGTGGAAGCCATTGTGGGTTTCTATCTCAAAAGTACAAAGACAGTTTAGAGGGGTTGATTTCTCTTCAAGATGGTGAGCAACTAAGGAGATTGTGCAACCCTAACCAGGAAGTGGAGAGGAAAGTGTCCGTCTCTCGGGTCATTCAATATTGAATTAAAGTAGCTGGCCGACACTCTCTCTCGAGCCATTCAATCGTATCATTACggttctgttttttattttattttttctttcaggacataaaacatattaataaaaagTTGAAGTAGACAGAAACGCCCAcgatatgaaaatgaaaatatgttaaaagaaagaggaatggattgatatattattttatagataaatcttattattgataatattataatttataataaataaataaaaataaactaaaataaaaggaaatgattttattaactTGAAGTAATCCATTTATATTGGAAGAGGGAAGAATAAAAATGTAACCATTAATTCTAATAAGAATGGTGATAATATTCTAAAGagattattattaaaataaaattttaaatattaaatattagaaaataatcttttttttatatgcatatatctaaatataattgagaaataatttaaatctaaattaaaattacttttattaaaaaattaattcattttatgaaTGATTTAAGAGagttcaatttaaaaaaaaaaatcagtaaaattattatttttcttaaataaaatgaattttcacaTGAATATCAatccaataaataaattgaaaaaagaaaaaactttacAAAACATCCTATATGTATAGGAAAGCACGTGAAAGTAGTTACAGTATGAAAAGGatattacaatataaaaaattgggaaGACAGCGATAAAGAAAATTAGGGGCAGCTCTCTCTCTATTGACTTAGAGATTcttttctcacttttatttttttttcttatcaccttcgtttttcttctattttcaagTGGGATACCaccaagttttttattttatttaatatttttttcttcattatattTATGCTCTCCTATCTTactattatcttttatttattttgtttaatattataCGCgataaattttgttattatttttattttattttattttctttatatatttactACATTGCCATCCTTTCATCTAATGGAAGATCAGAATATTGATGGCAATCTAGTGATTTCATCCGATTCCAAGGCAGATGGCTTCCTGTAAGGCTGTAACCTTTGCAAAGTGATGAGGAAAGTGAGGGCCaattctctctccctctctcacttttctctttttcttattaCCTTTTGCTTTTCTCTTGTTCTCTTTTTCTCCTATTTACATTCAT
The window above is part of the Vitis riparia cultivar Riparia Gloire de Montpellier isolate 1030 chromosome 12, EGFV_Vit.rip_1.0, whole genome shotgun sequence genome. Proteins encoded here:
- the LOC117926631 gene encoding disease resistance protein RPV1-like isoform X1, which codes for MASTSSFRASSSSSTPSIPQTSTYDVFLNFRGEDTRYNFTDHLYKALVNRGIRTFRDDKLRRGEAIAPELLKAIEESRSSVIVFSENYARSRWCLDELVKIMECHKDLGHAVFPIFYHVDPSHVRKQEGSFGEAFAGYEENWKDKIPRWRAALTEAANLSGEHLQDGYESDNIKKITDDIFCQLNCKRLDVGDNLVGIDSRLKEMDLRLDMESDAVRIVGIYGIGGIDASVI
- the LOC117926631 gene encoding disease resistance protein RPV1-like isoform X3, with the protein product MASTSSFRASSSSSTPSIPQTSTYDVFLNFRGEDTRYNFTDHLYKALVNRGIRTFRDDKLRRGEAIAPELLKAIEESRSSVIVFSENYARSRWCLDELVKIMECHKDLGHAVFPIFYHVDPSHVRKQEGSFGEAFAGYEENWKDKIPRWRAALTEAANLSGEHLQDGYESDNIKKITDDIFCQLNCKRLDVGDNLVGIDSRLKEMDLRLDMESDAVRIVGIYGIGGIGC
- the LOC117926631 gene encoding disease resistance protein RPV1-like isoform X2, with amino-acid sequence MASTSSFRASSSSSTPSIPQTSTYDVFLNFRGEDTRYNFTDHLYKALVNRGIRTFRDDKLRRGEAIAPELLKAIEESRSSVIVFSENYARSRWCLDELVKIMECHKDLGHAVFPIFYHVDPSHVRKQEGSFGEAFAGYEENWKDKIPRWRAALTEAANLSGEHLQDGYESDNIKKITDDIFCQLNCKRLDVGDNLVGIDSRLKEMDLRLDMESDAVRIVGIYGIGGIVCHII